One Lysinibacillus fusiformis genomic window carries:
- a CDS encoding oxamate carbamoyltransferase subunit AllH family protein, with protein MILQASAIGSIALQLLKEEKTFTVHSIFEKGLNIVDRNGELIFVGTNENGTFPFGILLDPQTKQTVKTNIRVGDTLIFRNNRLFHNLFELVFNVKILPLYMDFEHANINKLKENFKYISFTSYESTDFEPARVLSLINKLHDPTQNLDEVFRYFIGRGQGLTPTGDDILVGILYGHFLNNFIEYKHLETLRALIKEPLTTIVSQRFLTCAIDGVFSSKITALQHEPSLESMENLIEVGSSSGMDTLYGIYLSLTKE; from the coding sequence ATGATTTTACAAGCAAGTGCGATTGGTTCAATCGCACTTCAATTATTGAAAGAAGAGAAAACCTTTACCGTGCACAGTATTTTTGAAAAAGGTTTGAATATTGTTGATCGAAATGGTGAATTAATATTTGTTGGTACCAATGAAAATGGGACATTTCCGTTTGGGATCTTGCTTGATCCTCAAACTAAACAAACGGTAAAGACCAATATTAGGGTAGGAGATACATTAATATTTCGCAATAATCGTCTTTTTCATAACCTTTTTGAACTGGTATTTAACGTAAAAATACTACCGTTATATATGGATTTTGAACATGCAAATATAAATAAATTAAAAGAAAATTTTAAATACATTTCATTCACATCATATGAATCAACAGATTTTGAACCCGCCCGTGTATTGTCTTTGATAAATAAATTACACGATCCAACCCAAAATCTTGATGAGGTATTTCGTTACTTTATTGGACGTGGACAAGGTTTAACACCAACAGGTGATGATATACTGGTCGGCATATTATACGGTCATTTTCTAAATAATTTTATCGAATATAAACATCTCGAAACACTAAGAGCTCTAATCAAGGAACCTTTAACAACTATCGTTAGTCAGCGCTTTTTAACTTGTGCTATAGACGGTGTATTTAGTTCGAAGATTACAGCATTGCAGCACGAACCATCTCTAGAAAGTATGGAAAATCTTATAGAAGTAGGCTCTTCATCTGGAATGGATACGCTATATGGCATTTACTTGTCTTTAACTAAGGAGTGA
- a CDS encoding FAD-dependent monooxygenase, with translation MKHQVIQKHEDAVQDNKNFDVVIVGGGPTGLMVACELKIAGINAVVLERRTGVVEQYRALTLHTRSIEILAMRGILDRFVSHSITLSKVEYAFLETWLDVSKLDSGTPYTLAIPQNKTESLLQEYAEELGVKILYGYEVVSLHENEQSVLLEARDVNGDSHDLQASYVVGADGARSIVREHTGIAFSGWDENFTAMQADVYLQEHQRSETPITTINENGFYVCIPVSNGSYRIVLLDSARQHISGRTPVTLEEFIESIYRITGTKYEFESVIWLTRYGNATRVADSYRVGRILLAGDAAHIHLPAGGQGLNVGLQDAFNLAWKLAAAVRSDSADWLLTNYSEERQPVGKTFTKNTLAQSKLLSDFSSAGLALRDVVSQLIAHPEVNLSLAEQIGATGVAYPPIQENGSEQLFVGRRCPNFTLRDTNHKKHTLYEMMHNSHFVLILSPDHQSLADKLQRFAHRVNITAARIERSEFANMNAMLIRPDGHIAWTDSSNEKRNLEEKTLAMLQVWCQLENSVAAES, from the coding sequence ATGAAACACCAAGTAATCCAGAAACATGAAGATGCGGTACAGGATAATAAAAATTTTGACGTTGTAATTGTAGGAGGCGGTCCAACAGGTCTGATGGTGGCTTGCGAATTGAAGATTGCAGGCATCAATGCCGTAGTATTGGAACGAAGAACCGGGGTTGTAGAACAATATAGGGCATTGACGTTACACACGCGTTCTATAGAAATTTTAGCGATGCGTGGTATCTTGGATCGGTTCGTGTCTCACAGCATAACACTGTCTAAGGTTGAGTACGCATTTTTAGAAACTTGGCTTGATGTATCAAAGTTGGATTCAGGTACTCCTTACACCTTGGCTATTCCGCAAAATAAAACCGAAAGCTTGTTACAGGAATATGCTGAGGAATTAGGGGTGAAGATCCTCTACGGATATGAAGTTGTATCGTTGCATGAGAATGAACAATCCGTGTTGTTGGAAGCGCGTGACGTAAATGGAGATAGTCACGATTTACAGGCAAGTTATGTCGTTGGAGCAGATGGAGCACGAAGCATTGTTCGCGAACATACGGGAATTGCTTTCTCCGGGTGGGATGAGAATTTCACTGCGATGCAAGCTGATGTCTACTTACAGGAACATCAGAGATCAGAAACTCCGATTACAACGATCAATGAAAATGGGTTTTATGTATGCATCCCAGTGTCTAACGGAAGTTATCGCATCGTATTACTGGATTCAGCCCGACAGCATATTTCGGGTCGTACACCGGTTACACTCGAAGAGTTCATCGAATCCATATATCGGATTACAGGAACGAAGTATGAATTTGAATCTGTCATTTGGCTGACTCGCTATGGCAATGCCACAAGGGTAGCCGATTCTTATCGGGTTGGACGCATTTTACTTGCTGGAGATGCAGCACACATTCATTTGCCTGCTGGGGGACAGGGGTTGAACGTTGGCTTGCAGGATGCATTTAATCTCGCTTGGAAGCTTGCAGCGGCAGTGCGAAGTGATTCGGCTGATTGGTTGCTTACAAATTATAGCGAAGAGCGGCAACCCGTCGGGAAGACTTTTACAAAGAACACATTAGCACAGTCCAAGTTATTGAGTGATTTCTCATCAGCTGGACTGGCACTGCGTGACGTTGTATCGCAATTGATTGCTCACCCTGAGGTGAACTTATCGCTTGCGGAGCAGATCGGAGCTACCGGAGTGGCCTATCCACCAATCCAGGAAAATGGTTCCGAGCAATTGTTTGTAGGACGTCGTTGTCCTAATTTTACACTTAGAGATACGAACCATAAAAAGCATACACTCTATGAAATGATGCATAACAGTCATTTTGTACTTATATTATCTCCTGATCACCAATCATTGGCGGATAAATTGCAACGTTTTGCTCACCGTGTGAATATTACTGCAGCACGCATTGAACGGAGCGAGTTCGCAAATATGAATGCAATGTTAATCCGACCGGATGGTCACATTGCCTGGACAGATTCAAGCAATGAGAAGCGAAATCTGGAGGAAAAAACACTCGCTATGCTTCAAGTATGGTGCCAACTGGAGAATTCAGTTGCCGCTGAGTCATAA
- the allE gene encoding (S)-ureidoglycine aminohydrolase has translation MGYLNQVQGYREGLLETRSVIKKDNYALITPDGLVNNVVPGFKDCDVTILGSPRLGARFVDYLVTVKNHGGNKTGFAGDGIQSFVYVVYGKINAYADGVKYELTKGGYLYVPPHLQLTFENNNNGEDSRLFLYKKRYQPLKGQPLKGHTPEIVTGNVNNIVQEPYEGMKEVLIQDLLPKEIGYDMNIHILAFKPGASHGYIETHVQEHGAYVLSGRGMYNLDNEWIPVDKGDYIFMGAYVPQATYAIGLDEPFSYIYSKDANRDIDL, from the coding sequence ATGGGTTACTTAAATCAAGTTCAAGGATACAGAGAAGGTTTATTAGAAACACGTTCTGTGATTAAAAAAGACAATTACGCGTTAATTACACCAGATGGCCTAGTTAATAATGTTGTACCTGGCTTCAAAGATTGTGACGTCACAATCTTAGGATCCCCACGTTTAGGTGCAAGATTCGTAGATTACTTAGTAACAGTTAAAAACCATGGCGGAAACAAAACTGGTTTCGCTGGTGATGGTATTCAATCATTTGTATATGTTGTGTATGGCAAAATCAATGCTTATGCGGATGGTGTTAAATACGAATTAACGAAAGGTGGGTACTTATATGTACCTCCACACTTACAGTTGACTTTTGAAAATAATAATAACGGTGAAGATAGCCGCTTATTCTTATATAAAAAACGTTATCAACCGCTTAAAGGACAACCTCTTAAAGGGCATACACCAGAAATCGTGACAGGTAATGTGAACAACATCGTACAAGAGCCATATGAAGGTATGAAAGAAGTATTAATCCAAGACTTATTACCAAAAGAAATCGGATATGACATGAACATTCATATTCTTGCATTCAAACCTGGTGCTTCACATGGTTACATTGAAACCCACGTTCAAGAACACGGCGCTTACGTTTTAAGTGGGCGAGGTATGTACAACTTAGACAACGAATGGATACCAGTTGATAAAGGTGACTATATCTTTATGGGCGCTTATGTACCACAGGCAACCTATGCAATTGGTTTAGATGAACCATTCTCATACATTTATTCGAAAGATGCAAACAGAGATATTGATTTATAA
- a CDS encoding YlbE family protein, giving the protein MGYRTINEANEAVIQKIIAAAPFLTDVVPAKSVIPELEDCVLLHAGPPIKYENMTDPMQGSCVGAILFEGWAEDEKSARELLENDKVKFIPCHHVNAVGPMGGITSPNMPVLVVINKESGNEAYCQMNEGIGAVLRFGAYNEQVINRLHWMKDVLGPVLSKALKTFDGGLNVNVLIAKAIAMGDEFHQRNIAASLAFLKELSPVIASLEDVEKEQRTEVIQFLADTDQFFLNIAMATGKAMMDAARTIEHGTVVTAMCRNGENFGIRIAGMGDEWFTAPVNTPQGLYFTGYTAEDANTDIGDSAITETIGVGGMAMIAAPAVTRFVGTGGFNDALEISNQMTEICISENPNFVIPTWDFKGACLGIDARKVVETGITPVINTGIAHKIAGYGQIGAGTVHPPIECFEKAITAYAEKLGFKG; this is encoded by the coding sequence ATGGGTTACAGAACAATAAATGAAGCAAACGAAGCCGTTATCCAGAAGATCATAGCAGCAGCACCATTCTTAACGGATGTTGTACCTGCTAAATCTGTGATTCCTGAATTAGAAGATTGCGTGTTATTGCACGCTGGACCTCCAATTAAATATGAAAACATGACAGATCCTATGCAAGGTTCCTGTGTTGGAGCAATCCTTTTTGAAGGATGGGCAGAAGACGAAAAGAGTGCACGTGAACTACTTGAAAACGATAAGGTCAAATTCATTCCATGTCACCATGTGAATGCAGTTGGACCAATGGGTGGCATAACATCACCTAACATGCCAGTCCTTGTCGTTATTAACAAAGAGAGCGGTAACGAAGCGTACTGTCAAATGAACGAAGGGATTGGCGCGGTATTACGCTTTGGCGCTTATAATGAGCAAGTCATCAATCGTTTACACTGGATGAAAGATGTATTAGGTCCAGTATTAAGTAAAGCATTAAAGACATTTGATGGAGGTTTGAACGTCAACGTATTGATTGCAAAAGCTATTGCAATGGGTGATGAATTCCACCAGCGTAATATTGCAGCTTCACTTGCATTTTTAAAAGAACTATCTCCAGTAATTGCATCATTAGAAGACGTTGAAAAAGAACAACGTACAGAAGTAATCCAATTCTTAGCTGACACAGACCAATTTTTCTTAAATATTGCAATGGCGACTGGCAAAGCGATGATGGATGCAGCACGTACAATCGAACACGGTACAGTTGTTACCGCAATGTGCCGAAACGGTGAAAACTTTGGTATCCGTATTGCGGGTATGGGAGATGAATGGTTTACTGCTCCTGTTAATACCCCTCAAGGATTATATTTCACTGGTTACACAGCAGAAGATGCAAACACAGATATCGGCGATTCAGCGATTACAGAAACAATCGGTGTTGGTGGTATGGCGATGATTGCAGCTCCTGCAGTAACACGCTTTGTTGGTACAGGTGGATTTAATGATGCGCTTGAAATAAGTAATCAAATGACTGAAATCTGTATCAGCGAAAACCCTAATTTTGTCATTCCAACTTGGGACTTCAAAGGCGCATGTTTAGGTATCGATGCGCGGAAAGTTGTTGAAACAGGTATCACACCAGTAATCAATACAGGTATAGCACATAAAATTGCAGGTTATGGACAAATTGGTGCCGGTACAGTCCATCCGCCAATCGAATGTTTTGAGAAGGCAATTACGGCATATGCTGAAAAGCTAGGTTTTAAAGGATGA
- the allC gene encoding allantoate deiminase, whose product MDIQLTFEALDKKFTSFGGLKQGGITRLLYSQEWNDAVRELEKTFKEEGLEASFDDIGNLSGRLVGSTYPEETILTGSHIDTVVEGGHLDGQFGILSALVAVKYLKEKYGQPLRSLEVLSLAEEEGSRFPYVFWGSKNFFNLAKKSDVDTIEDAKGIKFEDAMRQSGFDYRKTEDVRNDIKAFVEVHIEQGKVLESENKTIGVVNGIVGQKRYTINLKGEANHAGTTPMSLRRDTVVAYSEIVTDLTKRAREIGEPLVLTFGHVVPVPNTVNVVPGEITFSIDCRHIDQQLLNDFATEIEDKIKLVAEANDMTYDIHLWMDEAPTLMDKEIVQTIEQAAKNNVGDRYKVMPSGAGHDAQIFAEYVPTAMVFVPSIGGISHNINEETKIEDLVKGIEVLSDVLYELAYKE is encoded by the coding sequence ATGGATATTCAATTAACTTTTGAAGCTTTAGATAAGAAATTCACTAGTTTTGGTGGCTTAAAACAAGGTGGAATTACACGTCTGTTATATTCTCAAGAATGGAATGATGCAGTTCGTGAGCTGGAAAAAACATTCAAAGAAGAAGGCTTAGAAGCAAGCTTTGACGACATTGGAAACTTATCTGGACGTCTTGTTGGAAGTACATATCCAGAAGAAACAATTTTGACGGGATCACATATCGACACAGTTGTTGAAGGTGGTCATCTAGATGGGCAATTCGGTATCTTATCTGCACTTGTGGCTGTGAAATATTTAAAAGAAAAATATGGTCAACCACTACGATCATTAGAAGTATTATCACTTGCAGAAGAAGAAGGTAGTAGATTCCCTTACGTATTCTGGGGTAGTAAAAACTTCTTTAACTTAGCTAAAAAATCAGATGTCGACACAATTGAAGATGCTAAGGGTATCAAATTCGAAGATGCAATGCGCCAATCAGGCTTTGATTACCGGAAAACAGAGGACGTTCGTAACGATATCAAAGCTTTTGTTGAAGTGCATATTGAACAAGGTAAAGTGTTAGAGTCAGAAAACAAAACGATCGGTGTTGTAAATGGGATTGTTGGCCAGAAACGCTATACTATCAACTTAAAAGGCGAAGCAAACCATGCTGGTACAACACCAATGTCATTACGTCGAGATACAGTTGTTGCTTATAGTGAAATTGTTACAGATTTAACAAAACGTGCTAGAGAAATTGGAGAACCACTTGTGTTAACGTTCGGTCATGTCGTACCTGTACCAAACACAGTAAATGTGGTTCCTGGAGAAATTACTTTTTCAATAGATTGTCGTCATATTGATCAACAATTATTAAATGATTTTGCGACAGAAATAGAAGACAAAATTAAGTTAGTCGCTGAAGCAAATGACATGACTTATGATATTCATTTATGGATGGATGAAGCACCAACATTGATGGATAAAGAAATTGTTCAAACAATTGAACAAGCAGCAAAGAATAATGTTGGTGATCGTTATAAAGTGATGCCTTCTGGTGCTGGTCATGACGCACAAATCTTTGCGGAGTATGTTCCAACAGCAATGGTGTTTGTACCCTCTATTGGCGGAATTAGCCATAATATTAATGAAGAGACGAAGATAGAAGACCTTGTTAAGGGTATTGAAGTATTGAGCGATGTACTTTATGAACTAGCATATAAAGAATGA
- the arcC gene encoding carbamate kinase, which produces MGKRVVIALGGNAILQPKQEATYDNQFKNVISATRHMVEIKEAGHKIVITHGNGPQVGNIIAQNEAAKNVVEPLPIHVCNAESQGFIGYMMETALKNHIKERGIATNVVTLLTMVEVDKDDKAFENPTKPIGVFFSEEEAKRLEEQGFIMSEDAGRGYRRVVPSPEPKVIHGIDEIQRLMDETIVISSGGGGIPVYREDSGQLHGIEAVIDKDRSGLKLAQQVNAEVFMMLTDVPNVYINFGKENEQKLSHITIEEAEQYVAEGQFPPGSMLPKMQAALEFAKLGKEAIICSLDQAVAALDGKAGTRITK; this is translated from the coding sequence ATGGGGAAAAGGGTAGTTATTGCATTAGGAGGTAATGCAATTTTACAGCCAAAACAAGAAGCAACATATGATAATCAATTCAAAAACGTAATATCTGCAACACGCCATATGGTAGAAATTAAAGAAGCGGGTCATAAAATCGTGATTACACACGGCAATGGTCCGCAAGTGGGGAATATTATTGCTCAAAACGAAGCCGCTAAAAATGTAGTCGAACCACTACCAATCCATGTTTGTAACGCTGAATCACAGGGTTTCATTGGTTATATGATGGAAACAGCTTTAAAAAACCATATTAAAGAACGAGGCATTGCTACAAATGTGGTTACATTGTTAACAATGGTTGAAGTAGACAAGGATGATAAAGCATTTGAAAATCCGACTAAACCAATTGGTGTATTTTTCTCAGAAGAAGAAGCGAAACGTTTAGAAGAACAAGGCTTTATTATGTCAGAAGATGCAGGGCGGGGATACAGACGAGTTGTACCTTCACCAGAACCAAAAGTAATTCATGGTATAGATGAAATTCAACGTTTAATGGATGAAACGATTGTTATTTCATCTGGTGGTGGCGGTATACCTGTATATCGTGAAGACAGTGGTCAATTACATGGGATTGAAGCAGTGATTGACAAAGACCGCTCAGGTTTAAAGCTTGCACAACAAGTGAATGCAGAAGTCTTCATGATGTTAACAGATGTACCAAATGTATATATCAATTTTGGTAAAGAAAATGAGCAAAAGCTAAGCCATATTACAATAGAAGAAGCTGAACAATATGTTGCAGAAGGACAATTCCCTCCAGGTAGTATGTTACCAAAAATGCAAGCAGCTTTAGAATTTGCAAAATTAGGTAAAGAGGCAATTATTTGTTCATTGGATCAAGCGGTAGCTGCTTTAGACGGAAAAGCTGGTACACGCATAACAAAATAA
- a CDS encoding TetR/AcrR family transcriptional regulator, whose protein sequence is MATNKREDILQAALLLFTERGFDATTVPMIANNAKVGAGTIYRYFENKEVLLNCLFQECVQRFFNTIRQGFPGSGTVRQQFHHIFYQIVHFAKREREAFSFIDSHLNPRLLNEESQKMFNEFIDFMRVFLIKGQEQGIIYSLSPDALIPIFYGAVVKLLETARAGVIVETDELFAGVEECCWNAIRVH, encoded by the coding sequence ATGGCAACAAATAAAAGAGAAGATATTTTGCAGGCTGCATTACTTTTGTTTACTGAACGTGGTTTTGATGCCACAACTGTACCTATGATAGCCAATAACGCAAAAGTTGGGGCCGGCACTATTTACCGGTATTTCGAAAATAAAGAGGTACTTCTGAATTGTTTGTTTCAAGAATGCGTACAGCGTTTTTTCAACACTATAAGGCAAGGTTTTCCTGGATCCGGCACGGTACGCCAGCAATTTCATCACATTTTTTATCAAATAGTTCACTTCGCAAAAAGGGAAAGAGAGGCTTTTTCATTTATTGACTCCCATCTAAATCCCCGTTTATTGAATGAAGAAAGCCAAAAAATGTTCAACGAATTTATTGATTTTATGCGCGTTTTCTTAATAAAAGGGCAGGAACAAGGCATCATCTACTCATTATCTCCTGATGCGTTGATTCCCATTTTCTATGGTGCTGTTGTCAAATTACTTGAAACAGCAAGAGCAGGAGTAATAGTTGAAACTGACGAACTTTTTGCGGGTGTGGAAGAATGTTGTTGGAATGCGATTCGGGTCCATTAA
- the allD gene encoding ureidoglycolate dehydrogenase: MRVSKEELFNLMKQKFIKAGLNEGAAHDVSDVLTYADHRGIHSHGAVRVEYYSERIAKGGITANPNYTFEQTGPCSAVFGGDNGPGHQIAKQGMEKAIEMAKKSGVAVVGMKNISHSGALGYFVEMAAEQDMVALSMCQSDPMAVPFGGTEPYFGTNPIAFSAPSADERIITFDMATTVQAWGKILDARSKNESIPDTWAVDATGAPTTNARDVHALLPIAGPKGYGLMMMVDILSGSLLGVPHGIHVSSMYQDLTKGRDLGQLHIVINPAYFTDLDAFKLQISTMLNELKAQPAAEGNGEIYYPGERGTLRSEEYDKEGIEIVDDIYNYLVSDDVHYDRYHSKNRFAE; this comes from the coding sequence ATGCGTGTATCTAAAGAAGAACTATTTAATTTAATGAAACAAAAGTTTATAAAAGCTGGATTAAACGAAGGAGCGGCACATGATGTTTCAGATGTATTAACATACGCCGATCATAGAGGCATTCACTCCCATGGTGCCGTACGTGTTGAATACTATTCTGAACGAATCGCAAAAGGCGGTATTACAGCAAATCCAAACTATACATTTGAACAAACAGGACCATGCTCTGCTGTCTTTGGTGGGGATAATGGTCCAGGTCACCAAATAGCAAAACAAGGGATGGAAAAAGCCATTGAAATGGCAAAAAAATCAGGTGTTGCCGTTGTTGGTATGAAGAACATCTCGCATAGTGGTGCATTAGGTTACTTTGTTGAAATGGCAGCAGAACAAGATATGGTTGCTTTAAGTATGTGTCAATCAGATCCTATGGCCGTGCCATTTGGAGGAACTGAACCTTATTTTGGTACAAACCCAATTGCATTTAGTGCACCATCTGCTGATGAGCGCATCATCACATTTGATATGGCGACAACTGTCCAAGCTTGGGGCAAAATCTTAGACGCAAGAAGTAAAAACGAATCTATTCCAGATACATGGGCGGTAGATGCAACCGGTGCACCAACTACGAATGCAAGAGATGTTCATGCACTCCTGCCAATAGCAGGTCCAAAAGGGTATGGATTGATGATGATGGTGGATATTTTATCAGGTAGCCTTCTTGGAGTCCCTCATGGTATACATGTGTCTTCCATGTATCAAGACTTAACAAAAGGGCGCGATTTAGGTCAACTTCATATCGTAATTAACCCTGCATATTTCACAGATTTAGATGCTTTCAAACTGCAAATTTCAACAATGCTCAATGAATTAAAAGCACAGCCAGCGGCAGAGGGCAATGGAGAAATCTATTATCCGGGTGAACGCGGTACATTAAGAAGTGAGGAATATGATAAGGAAGGTATTGAAATCGTAGACGACATTTACAACTACCTTGTGTCAGACGATGTTCATTACGATCGTTATCACAGCAAAAATAGATTTGCAGAATAA
- a CDS encoding acyl-CoA synthetase FdrA has protein sequence MLYTIIKENTYKDSIVLMLLSNKLSAIDGVNKVSIMMGTPANKDIFKSSGLGTDELEKAKPNDIVIVVDTDQEEKVDEVKEEVEVALKGESESQNTSKGQEAHNWKRAMELANNPNLALISIPGQYAAMEAENALNEGLHVFMFSDNVSKEDEAKLKQKAHEKGLLVMGPDCGTALIHGVPLAFTNNVNEGDIGIVGASGTGIQEVTTIIDRYGKGVTNALGTGGRDLSTEVGAITMLDSIKALNQDPKVKVITVISKPPAEEVQRKVLNVLRNIEKPVVTLFLGDKPSYQEENIYHAYTLEEAAVVSVQLSNGDKPNFEPTTAENVNVLLKDSQVGIKGYYSGGTLATEAAMLVKDAFKDEISEEKKDGYILKTKNHEIIDLGDDVYTQGKPHPMIDPVNRIEMIEKSVKDPKTAVIMIDNVIGNGGHDDMASALAPTIKRILDSARQEGRKLVVLATVVGTAQDFQGYEKQIDILKESGAMICKTNDQMVRTAIQLVGGKVEQPILDVQKFEYTQEDLVVDEKIMSLINMKPSVINIGLKSFTEAVQNSGSECVQFNWRPIAGGDEKLMKVLQFLNYYEGGTI, from the coding sequence ATGTTATACACAATTATAAAAGAAAACACTTATAAGGACTCTATCGTGTTAATGCTTTTATCAAATAAGTTATCTGCAATTGATGGTGTGAATAAAGTATCAATCATGATGGGAACTCCGGCTAACAAAGACATTTTCAAATCTTCTGGCTTAGGCACGGATGAATTAGAAAAAGCAAAACCAAATGATATCGTTATCGTTGTGGATACAGATCAGGAAGAAAAAGTAGACGAAGTGAAAGAAGAAGTAGAGGTAGCATTAAAAGGTGAATCAGAGTCACAAAACACGTCTAAAGGTCAAGAAGCACACAACTGGAAACGTGCAATGGAGCTTGCTAACAATCCGAACCTAGCGTTAATTTCAATTCCTGGTCAATATGCAGCAATGGAAGCGGAAAACGCATTGAACGAGGGCTTACATGTATTCATGTTCAGTGACAATGTTTCTAAAGAAGACGAAGCGAAATTGAAACAAAAAGCGCATGAAAAAGGATTATTAGTGATGGGTCCAGACTGTGGTACCGCACTTATTCATGGCGTACCTCTTGCCTTTACAAATAACGTAAATGAAGGCGATATTGGTATTGTTGGTGCATCAGGTACAGGTATCCAAGAAGTGACAACAATCATTGACCGTTATGGTAAAGGTGTAACTAACGCTCTTGGTACAGGTGGGCGTGATTTATCGACGGAAGTTGGTGCAATCACAATGTTAGATAGCATCAAAGCGTTAAACCAAGATCCGAAAGTAAAAGTCATTACAGTAATATCCAAACCACCTGCAGAGGAAGTACAGCGTAAAGTATTAAATGTATTAAGAAATATTGAAAAACCAGTTGTTACTTTATTTTTAGGTGACAAACCCTCCTATCAAGAAGAGAATATCTATCATGCTTATACACTTGAAGAAGCAGCGGTTGTATCTGTCCAATTATCAAATGGTGACAAACCAAATTTTGAACCGACAACAGCTGAAAATGTAAACGTGTTATTAAAAGATTCACAAGTTGGTATTAAAGGTTATTACTCAGGCGGTACATTAGCAACTGAAGCAGCTATGTTAGTGAAAGATGCATTCAAAGATGAAATATCTGAGGAAAAGAAAGATGGCTATATTTTAAAAACAAAAAATCATGAAATTATTGACTTAGGTGATGATGTTTATACACAAGGTAAACCACACCCAATGATTGATCCTGTAAACCGTATCGAAATGATTGAAAAATCTGTGAAAGACCCTAAAACAGCGGTCATCATGATTGATAACGTCATCGGTAACGGTGGTCATGATGATATGGCCAGTGCACTAGCACCAACAATCAAACGTATTTTAGACAGTGCACGTCAAGAGGGGCGTAAACTTGTAGTGCTTGCAACTGTTGTAGGTACAGCTCAAGACTTCCAAGGTTACGAAAAACAAATTGACATCTTAAAAGAAAGCGGTGCAATGATTTGTAAGACAAACGATCAAATGGTTCGCACAGCTATCCAACTTGTAGGCGGTAAAGTGGAACAGCCAATCCTTGATGTACAAAAATTTGAATATACACAAGAAGACTTAGTAGTAGACGAAAAAATTATGTCCTTAATCAATATGAAACCAAGCGTTATCAATATTGGGCTAAAAAGTTTTACTGAAGCTGTTCAAAACAGTGGCTCAGAGTGTGTTCAATTTAACTGGCGCCCAATTGCTGGTGGGGATGAGAAGTTAATGAAAGTACTTCAATTCTTAAACTATTACGAAGGAGGTACGATCTAA